A portion of the Papilio machaon chromosome Z, ilPapMach1.1, whole genome shotgun sequence genome contains these proteins:
- the LOC123723470 gene encoding uncharacterized protein LOC123723470 → MAEKLLKNQADLLGRLEKAQSNYKKTPKIRITKGYVETRIDTLEKLHAEFNSNHKELIQIIKPEQEQVLPYFTNDKYDEFEETYIAYMSDLKEVQGRFTEKHKPESNTPPCNEVKLPRIQLPTFSGKYEEWQTFYDMFVSLIHNNEKLSAVQKLHYLKSSVQGEPESMLRNFATTDQNYDEAWKQLTKRYNNKRYNSNAILKILFSQKQINTDSSHGIKQLLDTTSSCLKALNNIGIRTETWDVIIVHLVVSKLDVESHKQWEQQISLMAEDMPSWAQLVEFLEARFRSMEMIDSSKHTKPLTQVKKPLTKTKSFHSAVQQQDNKKNDTICALCGENHHLNLCKQFEKKSVQERRDFIQSKGLCFNCLQPTHVVMKCRLPTSCKKCGRRHHTMLHFDKEEFTEQTIGNQGEKNQNKVDGTKHYGSSTANPLNIVANFSKQDLSYHVLLATAIIKARSRNGKTYPIRALLDQGSQASFVTEATAQLLGLKRFSVNGVVSGLGGGQTRVKYMVTLGLMSRHNPEITYHVNAYVLGSLTSLLPGDKLETPDWLELQQLNLADPNFASPGKIDVLLGAEVYYEVLLDGIMKQPQGKLLAQNTVFGWILYGKLSDSSSANDNVTSLHLRFAPEDDCLKRFWEIEAEPDQIQKRLTKEEQLCENIYQATTVRNKEGRFVVKLPFKNEDPACQYGQSKDIATKKLIALERRLTKDPKLYEEYRKVLDEYLTLKHMTLVDEADIDNPKAVYLPHHAVVRDDKDTTKVRVVFNASSKGINDVSLNDDLLVGPKLQQDLRHLLMRFRTHRICIVADLVKMYRQVLVHADDTNFQRILWRAHPDLPIQHYKLLTLTFGTACAPYLAVKTLQRLADDEAHSFPKASEITKRDYYIDDLMTGCDTEEEARSVYDEMNKLMTSGGFQLQKWSSNSSELLKYIGENKHSKEKSVPIKADNMMKILGIQWDRATDNFEYTVALPEVKYPITKRQVLSDIARLYDPMGWIAPVVVSAKIIIQKIWQEHLDWDDHITDELQEQWIKFRNDLVEIKKIEIPRWIKSTRGSYCELHAFSDASQAAYAAAVYIRVIEHDGSVYANLISAKTKVAPIDKVMSIPRLELCGATLAAKLLSEISQVMNIPKENLHGWTDSTIVLAWLKGGASKWTTFVSNRVSDILSIMDYKQWQHVSTDTNPADCASRGLQPSEMHSESLWWHGPVWLKQSKIEESKCNVAETHEEERIVSMKVTQIKEENYEWTKFSNLTKMLKVMSFCRRMLTKKEERQQLPIWVKRYVTVKEMNRTLEMCIQQVQGIEFEEEIKLLLEGKEVLKKSALHTLCPVLDQNRLLRVGGRIEQADTIYL, encoded by the exons ATGGCTGAGAAATTACTTAAGAATCAAGCTGATCTACTAGGAAGGTTGGAGAAAGCTCAATCAAACTATAAGAAGACTCCGAAAATTAGAATAACTAAAGGTTATGTGGAAACAAGGATCGATACTTTAGAAAAGTTACATGCAGAATTCAACAGTAATCACAAAGAACTTATTCAGATAATTAAACCTGAACAAGAGCAAGTCTTACCTTACTTTACTAATGATAAATATGATGAGTTTGAAGAGACATACATCGCCTACATGTCAGATCTCAAAGAAGTACAGGGCAGGTTCACTGAAAAGCACAAACCTGAATCGAATACTCCGCCGTGTAATGAAGTTAAGCTTCCAAGAATACAATTACCAACGTTCAGTGGTAAATACGAGGAGTGGCAGACATTCTACGATATGTTCGTGTCGCTAATACACAACAATGAGAAATTATCAGCGGTTCAAAAGTTGCACTATTTGAAAAGCAGTGTACAAGGAGAACCAGAGAGCATGCTGCGTAATTTCGCTACCACAGACCAAAATTATGATGAGGCTTGGAAACAACTAACTAAACGTTACAACAACAAACGGTACAACTCAAACGCAATTCTGAAGATACTTTTCtcacaaaaacaaatcaatacaGATTCCTCGCATGGTATCAAACAATTACTTGATACAACGTCTTCTTGTTTGAAAGCTTTGAACAATATTGGAATAAGAACTGAAACATGGGATGTTATAATAGTTCATCTTGTGGTTTCCAAACTAGATGTGGAATCTCATAAACAATGGGAACAACAGATAAGTCTTATGGCTGAAGATATGCCTTCGTGGGCGCAACTTGTTGAATTTCTAGAAGCTAGATTCCGAAGCATGGAGATGATAGATTCTAGTAAGCACACTAAGCCGTTGACACAAGTGAAGAAACCATTGACTAAGACTAAATCATTCCACTCAGCAGTACAACAACAGGATAACAAGAAGAATGATACAATATGTGCTCTCTGTGGCGAGAATCACCATTTGAATTTGTGTAAGCAGTTTGAGAAGAAATCTGTACAGGAAAGAAGAGATTTTATACAATCAAAAGGGCTATGCTTTAATTGCTTGCAACCAACGCATGTTGTTATGAAATGCCGATTACCAACTAGTTGCAAGAAGTGCGGACGAAGACATCACACTATGTTACACTTTGATAAGGAAGAGTTCACGGAACAGACGATTGGCAACCAAGGAgagaaaaatcaaaacaaagttGACGGAACAAAGCATTATGGGTCATCCACAGCTAACCCACTAAATATAGTGGCGAACTTCTCAAAGCAAGATTTAAGCTATCATGTGCTGTTGGCGACAGCTATCATCAAGGCTCGTTCAAGGAACGGGAAGACATATCCGATTCGTGCTTTGTTAGATCAAGGTTCTCAAGCTTCTTTTGTAACGGAAGCAACGGCTCAGTTACTTGGTCTCAAACGCTTTTCTGTTAATGGCGTGGTTTCAGGTTTGGGAGGTGGTCAAACGCGTGTTAAATACATGGTAACTTTAGGTCTTATGTCGCGCCACAACCCCGAAATTACCTATCACGTAAATGCTTATGTTCTAGGTTCACTTACCTCACTGCTTCCAGGTGACAAGCTGGAAACACCTGACTGGCTAGAACTCCAGCAATTGAATTTAGCTGATCCAAATTTTGCTTCACCAGGTaaaattgatgttttattaGGAGCTGAAGTGTACTACGAAGTTTTATTAGACGGCATTATGAAACAACCTCAAGGAAAACTCTTAGCGCAAAATACGGTCTTTGGGTGGATTTTATATGGTAAATTGTCGGATTCATCTTCAGCTAATGACAATGTTACGAGTTTACATTTGCGTTTCGCTCCAGAGGATGACTGTCTCAAACGTTTTTGGGAAATTGAGGCTGAACCTGATCAGATTCAGAAGAGACTGACTAAAGAGGAGCAATTATGTGAAAATATCTATCAAGCTACAACTGTTAGAAATAAAGAAGGAAGGTTTGTTGTCAAACTACCATTTAAGAATGAGGATCCTGCATGTCAATATGGACAGTCGAAGGATATTGCAACGAAAAAACTTATAGCTTTAGAAAGGAGGTTAACAAAAGACCCTAAATTATATGAGGAATATCGAAAGGTTTTAGATGAATATTTGACTCTTAAGCACATGACTCTTGTTGATGAAGCGGACATTGACAATCCCAAAGCGGTCTATCTACCTCACCATGCTGTCGTTAGAGACGACAAGGATACGACTAAGGTTCGTGTGGTCTTTAATGCATCAAGCAAGGGCATCAATGACGTCTCACTTAATGACGATCTTCTAGTTGGACCTAAGCTCCAACAGGATTTGAGGCATTTATTGATGAGATTTCGCACGCATCGAATTTGTATTGTTGCTGACCTTGTGAAAATGTATAGGCAGGTGCTTGTACATGCCGATGATACGAATTTTCAAAGGATACTTTGGAGAGCCCATCCAGATTTGCCTATTCAACACTATAAGTTGTTGACATTAACTTTTGGTACGGCATGTGCTCCGTATCTGGCAGTGAAGACGTTACAAAGGCTGGCTGACGATGAAGCTCATAGTTTTCCAAAGGCATCAGAAATAACTAAAAGAGACTATTACATTGATGATTTAATGACCGGATGTGATACAGAAGAAGAAGCTAGAAGCGTATATGATGAAATGAATAAACTAATGACATCTGGAGGATTTCAACTACAAAAATGGAGCAGTAACAGTAgtgagttattaaaatatattggagAGAACAAACACAGTAAAGAAAAGTCAGTGCCAATCAAAGCTGATAATATGATGAAGATTCTAGGAATACAGTGGGATCGAGCTACAGATAATTTTGAATACACGGTCGCTTTACCTGAGGTGAAATATCCCATTACAAAAAGGCAAGTGCTGTCCGACATTGCTCGATTATATGATCCAATGGGCTGGATTGCGCCGGTTGTAGTTTCAGCAAAGATTATTATCCAGAAAATATGGCAAGAGCATTTAGACTGGGACGATCATATCACCGATGAGTTGCAAGAGCAATGGATCAAGTTCAGGAATGATTTGGTTGAAATCAAGAAAATTGAGATTCCTAGATGGATTAAGAGTACTAGAGGTAGCTATTGTGAGCTACACGCATTTTCTGACGCGTCTCAAGCAGCTTACGCTGCAGCAGTCTATATTCGAGTTATAGAACATGACGGATCGGTGTACGCAAACTTGATATCTGCTAAAACAAAGGTTGCCCCTATAGATAAGGTAATGTCAATTCCCAGATTGGAATTGTGCGGAGCGACTCTTGCAGCAAAATTGCTATCAGAGATATCTCAAGTAATGAACATACCTAAAGAAAATCTTCATGGGTGGACTGACTCCACAATCGTATTGGCATGGCTGAAGGGTGGAGCTAGCAAATGGACTACATTTGTCAGCAATCGTGTATCAGATATTCTCTCGATTATGGACTACAAACAATGGCAACATGTTTCGACTGACACAAATCCTGCAGATTGTGCGTCAAGAGGTTTACAGCCCTCAGAAATGCATTCCGAATCTTTATGGTGGCATGGACCTGTTTGGCTAAAACAATCTAAAATAGAAGAGTCGAAATGTAATGTAGCTGAAACACATGAAGAAGAAAGAATAGTTTCTATGAAGGTGACACAAATAAAAGAAGAGAATTATGAATGGACGAAATTTTCAAACTTAACAAAAATGCTAAAAGTAATGTCATTTTGTAGAAGAATGTTGACAAAAAAGGAAGAAAGACAACAATTACCTATATGGGTTAAACGATATGTGACAGTTAAAGAAATGAATCGAACGTTAGAGATGTGTATCCAACAAGTTCAAGGGATTGAATTTGAAGAAGAGATAAAGTTGTTACTAGAAGGGAAAGAAGTCTTGAAGAAAAGCGCACTTCATACTCTCTGCCCAGTTTTGGATCAAAATCGGTTGCTGAGAGTGGGAGGACGAATCGAACAGGCTGAT ACGATTTACCTCTAG